A single Campylobacter concisus DNA region contains:
- a CDS encoding permease, whose amino-acid sequence MIKGIFYSLLASVLFNCIYYMSVLMNPISTQALVGYRMIFAMPFVIAAIFLLKQQRNFKFLLLKIKLKPKILLVLLATSLIVSFQMWLYLWAPSNGSALKVSIGYLIMPIVMVLFGRIFFKEHLSKTKLASIFFAALGVFSTAILSGGISWESAVVFCLYPVYFAIRKYYNLANFSSFVIEIIFMFLFSFYFALTADMNYVMSQNPNIYYLLILLGAISGIALIAQILSSTLVPINVLGLLTYFEPIMMLFVSFAIGERLEKSSYFLMICLAISVTLLMIDSINSIKGDKNTKTK is encoded by the coding sequence ATGATAAAAGGCATATTTTATTCGCTTTTGGCATCTGTTTTGTTTAACTGCATCTACTACATGTCAGTGCTCATGAACCCCATCAGCACGCAAGCTCTTGTTGGATACCGCATGATCTTTGCCATGCCTTTTGTCATCGCAGCCATTTTTTTGTTAAAACAGCAGCGAAATTTCAAATTTTTACTTCTAAAAATAAAGCTAAAACCTAAAATTTTACTAGTTTTACTAGCTACCTCGCTCATTGTCTCATTTCAGATGTGGCTCTATCTCTGGGCTCCAAGCAACGGATCAGCGCTAAAAGTCTCTATCGGCTACCTCATCATGCCAATAGTCATGGTCCTTTTTGGACGGATATTTTTTAAAGAGCACCTCTCTAAAACAAAGCTAGCCTCGATATTTTTTGCAGCCCTTGGCGTCTTTAGCACAGCTATACTAAGCGGCGGCATCTCGTGGGAGAGCGCTGTAGTTTTTTGCCTTTATCCAGTCTATTTTGCCATTAGAAAGTACTACAACCTTGCAAATTTCTCAAGCTTTGTTATAGAGATAATTTTTATGTTTTTATTCTCATTTTATTTTGCGCTCACAGCCGATATGAACTACGTGATGAGCCAAAATCCAAACATCTACTATCTGCTCATCTTGCTTGGTGCTATCAGCGGCATAGCCCTCATCGCCCAGATCCTCTCAAGCACGCTCGTGCCGATAAATGTACTAGGTTTGCTTACATATTTTGAGCCTATAATGATGCTTTTTGTCTCATTTGCTATCGGCGAGAGACTGGAGAAAAGCTCATACTTTTTAATGATCTGCCTAGCCATCTCGGTCACACTTTTGATGATAGATAGTATAAATTCTATAAAAGGCGACAAAAATACCAAGACTAAATGA